One Lasioglossum baleicum chromosome 6, iyLasBale1, whole genome shotgun sequence genomic window carries:
- the LOC143210032 gene encoding gastrulation defective protein 1 homolog: MTTKKVITFGKISKDLNQQQASQNRENVISGFGTFGKKLPESNVIKMNEIKPEDEEETHNLKEIMGITGFGKKAKSFDVQEMLDNITKTIHSSKVAGNKKDKKSTEVADKSTEEEPKIDNKNEEDSEDEDEDEDDLIGPPIPTDLQSTLSSEKTSKTKENEDESDEEEEESDTEETELRDKIPCNHEVAMTHGTKAVTAIAADPSGARLASGSIDYDVCFWDFAGMDSSMRSFRTLQPCENHPIKCLQYSMTGDVILVISGSAQAKVLDRDGFEKCETVKGDQYITDMARTKGHTAGLNCGCWHPFTKEEYMTCSQDSTCRIWILYRPRAHKYLIKCRAQNGVKTIPTTCGYSREGTVVACGCVDGSIQMWDHRKNFVNPSLIQRNAHAQGCEISSLSFSYLGHMLATRSCDDTLKLWDLRAFKSPVFSAENLYSRYDTTDCMFNPDDSIVITGESLNRGQSTGRVLFYDTKTFELVNEIDVTNSHVIKTLWHPKLNQVFVGCGNGIVKVYYDSKKSLRGAKLCVVKTHMKQKHIEVMSTQQIITPHALPLFRQDRPKSVRKQMEKDRLDPVKSRRPDLPITSGQGGRVASSGGTLSSYVIRNLGLSKRIEDDQDPREAILKYAKVAEENPYWIAPAYKKTQPKTIFQADEQDGPSGAKKPKT, translated from the coding sequence ATGACTacaaaaaaggtgataacgtttgGAAAAATCAGCAAGGATTTAAATCAGCAGCAAGCTTCTCAGAACAGAGAAAATGTGATCTCCGGATTCGGCACATTCGGTAAGAAATTACCAGAATCGAATGTAATCAAGATGAACGAGATCAAGCCGGAGGACGAGGAGGAGACGCATAACTTGAAGGAAATTATGGGAATAACTGGCTTTGGTAAAAAAGCCAAATCGTTTGACGTGCAGGAAATGCTAGACAACATTACGAAAACTATTCACAGCAGCAAAGTGGCTGGCAACAAGAAAGATAAGAAAAGCACAGAAGTTGCAGATAAGTCCACGGAGGAAGAACCTAAGATCGACAACAAAAATGAGGAAGATAGCGAGGATGAGGATGAGGACGAGGATGATTTAATTGGACCTCCGATTCCCACCGATCTTCAAAGCACGCTATCATCGGAGAAAACATCGAAAACTAAGGAAAACGAGGATGAGAGtgacgaagaagaggaggagtcCGATACAGAGGAAACTGAGTTACGAGATAAGATTCCATGCAACCACGAAGTAGCGATGACACACGGAACGAAAGCAGTGACAGCTATTGCGGCGGATCCCTCTGGAGCGAGATTGGCATCGGGTTCTATTGATTACGATGTCTGTTTCTGGGACTTTGCTGGTATGGATTCGTCGATGAGGAGTTTCAGAACTTTGCAGCCTTGCGAGAACCATCCTATCAAATGTTTGCAGTATTCTATGACTGGCGACGTGATATTAGTAATTTCAGGTTCGGCGCAAGCGAAAGTTCTGGACCGCGATGGTTTTGAGAAGTGTGAAACGGTGAAAGGTGATCAGTACATAACAGACATGGCACGTACGAAGGGTCACACAGCAGGATTGAACTGTGGCTGTTGGCACCCTTTCACGAAGGAAGAATACATGACCTGTTCGCAAGACAGCACCTGCAGGATATGGATCTTGTACAGGCCACGTGCTCACAAATATCTGATCAAATGCAGGGCGCAGAACGGTGTGAAAACTATTCCAACCACTTGCGGTTACAGTCGCGAGGGCACAGTGGTTGCTTGCGGTTGCGTGGACGGTTCGATACAGATGTGGGATCACAGGAAGAATTTTGTGAATCCGTCGTTAATCCAGAGAAACGCCCACGCGCAAGGTTGCGAGATATCGAGCTTGAGCTTCTCGTATCTTGGACACATGCTGGCAACGAGAAGCTGCGACGATACGCTGAAACTTTGGGACTTGAGAGCGTTCAAATCTCCAGTTTTCTCGGCTGAGAACCTGTACTCTCGCTACGACACGACCGACTGTATGTTCAATCCGGACGACTCGATCGTGATCACTGGAGAGTCGTTGAACAGGGGCCAGAGCACGGGTAGAGTGTTGTTCTACGACACGAAGACGTTCGAGTTGGTCAACGAGATAGACGTGACAAACTCGCACGTGATTAAAACGCTGTGGCACCCGAAGTTGAATCAGGTGTTCGTCGGCTGCGGAAACGGAATCGTGAAAGTCTACTACGACTCGAAGAAGAGTTTGAGGGGAGCGAAACTGTGCGTGGTGAAGACGCACATGAAACAGAAGCATATCGAGGTTATGTCCACGCAGCAGATCATCACGCCGCACGCTCTCCCGCTGTTCAGACAAGACAGACCGAAATCCGTGCGCAAGCAGATGGAGAAGGATCGCTTGGACCCGGTGAAGTCGCGAAGACCGGATCTACCGATCACGTCCGGTCAGGGAGGAAGAGTCGCCTCCTCCGGAGGAACGCTCAGCTCCTATGTAATCCGTAATTTAGGTCTGAGCAAGAGGATAGAGGACGATCAAGATCCTCGAGAGGCGATCCTGAAATACGCTAAAGTGGCCGAAGAGAATCCATACTGGATCGCCCCGGCGTATAAGAAGACACAACCGAAGACGATTTTCCAAGCGGACGAGCAAGACGGTCCGTCCGGAGCGAAGAAACCGAAAACCTGA